A genomic segment from Streptomyces sp. NBC_00459 encodes:
- a CDS encoding ferric reductase-like transmembrane domain-containing protein encodes MNPRSNSSLPGTGRSASGMATAAMLLLIPVVVLVGGDAVQDFLNFGAGVLSLVALSCSVIWGLVATDRVFLNTRQRLIAQAVHRTTAVSSVAFLLLHVSVKLALDHVTLIAALIPFSLGVSGTSGLIGMGSMAGLLMIFTAVTGALRSRFASPAPVAARWRAMHMLAYPAWCFALIHGLYAGRQAKPVFTIMYGLCLAAVIAALALRSAPRPFKRRVAAQIMAILGSQERPGREGLDASRARLGESTLPGYENQSAGRPARGDSGIPPQRSAPSASPLYDVPASRTMTPEPAQDGFAAAYRAVTPPRTQDSYMDQTARMDIQSTEAMPRMDGSTSGSWPIPSPPPVGEAPVSAYDPMADTGYNIPTYGNPGTAAYGTSDMYNTGESNAAYGTYNANDTYNSGPATDTNPGAPYDFDAPGSGEPWNAPSGGFK; translated from the coding sequence ATGAACCCTCGTAGTAACAGTTCGCTTCCCGGGACCGGCCGTTCGGCCTCCGGGATGGCGACCGCTGCCATGCTGCTGCTCATCCCCGTGGTCGTGCTGGTCGGAGGTGACGCGGTCCAGGACTTCCTCAACTTCGGCGCCGGCGTGCTGTCACTGGTCGCCCTCTCCTGCTCCGTGATCTGGGGCCTGGTCGCGACCGACCGGGTCTTCCTGAACACCCGTCAGCGGCTGATCGCACAGGCCGTGCACCGGACGACCGCCGTCTCCTCGGTCGCCTTCCTGCTGCTGCACGTCTCGGTCAAGCTGGCCCTCGACCACGTCACACTGATCGCCGCGCTGATCCCCTTCAGCCTCGGCGTCAGCGGCACCTCAGGTCTCATCGGCATGGGCTCCATGGCCGGCCTGCTCATGATCTTCACGGCCGTCACCGGCGCGCTGCGCAGCCGGTTCGCCTCCCCGGCTCCGGTCGCCGCGCGCTGGCGGGCGATGCACATGCTGGCCTACCCGGCCTGGTGCTTCGCGCTGATCCACGGCCTGTACGCGGGCCGCCAGGCGAAGCCCGTCTTCACGATCATGTACGGCCTGTGCCTGGCCGCGGTCATCGCGGCCCTGGCGCTGCGCTCGGCGCCCCGCCCCTTCAAGCGCAGGGTGGCCGCCCAGATCATGGCGATCCTGGGCTCCCAGGAGCGACCGGGTCGCGAGGGCCTGGACGCGAGCCGGGCACGCCTCGGGGAGTCCACCCTGCCGGGCTACGAGAACCAGTCCGCGGGCAGGCCCGCGCGCGGGGACTCCGGGATCCCCCCGCAGCGCAGCGCGCCCTCCGCGTCGCCGCTCTACGACGTTCCGGCCAGCCGCACCATGACCCCCGAACCCGCGCAGGACGGGTTCGCGGCGGCCTACCGTGCCGTGACACCGCCGCGCACGCAGGACTCGTACATGGACCAGACCGCGCGCATGGACATCCAGTCCACCGAGGCGATGCCGCGGATGGACGGCAGCACGTCGGGCAGCTGGCCGATCCCGTCCCCGCCGCCCGTGGGCGAGGCGCCCGTGTCGGCGTACGACCCGATGGCCGACACCGGATACAACATCCCGACCTATGGCAATCCGGGCACCGCCGCGTACGGCACGAGTGATATGTACAACACCGGTGAGTCGAATGCCGCCTATGGCACGTACAACGCGAACGACACGTACAACAGCGGTCCCGCCACTGATACAAACCCCGGTGCGCCCTACGACTTCGACGCACCGGGCTCGGGCGAACCTTGGAACGCGCCTTCCGGAGGCTTTAAGTGA
- a CDS encoding NADH-ubiquinone oxidoreductase-F iron-sulfur binding region domain-containing protein: protein MNEALPDVPEVRVVGLPQLTSGFDLVERLDLPMHLKVHGPLEPMGGEQLAQLAERISLKGRGGAGFPFHKKLRSVAETAIRRGVRPVVVVNASEDEPACRKDTVLVNRAPHLILDGALLCAEAMGARTLVIGVTRESTQRSMEAALAERGLNNGRRSALRARVQRNPIRMVTGAAASLIRSIDGGPAIPPGRKISASQSGVGGAPTLLSNAETYAQLAIAARIGAERYCNTGLYDEPGTVMLTVSGAVARPMVIEVPTGVPLRYVLQLAGAPPVPQGVLTGGYHGKWIDAATVNEAIVSRNSLDAVGGALGAGAILPISQDTCPLGESLRVAQWLAEESAGQCGPCYLGLPAAARGMADILNGGGPAALEAVKQVAKSVKRRGACSHPDGSAMFLESTIKAFTDDLAAHVLGNGCGRPVEGVLPLFEGGQTPTGIPGGQGEEESGPSRQKIYVDWTLCRGHGLCADILPEVFELGADGFPTVAQAKVPRYAEAKALRAVRRCPALALRLEEDTKASAPDRLPVLSQRGGRGRRALGSGR, encoded by the coding sequence GTGAACGAGGCTCTGCCCGACGTACCCGAAGTCCGCGTGGTCGGGCTTCCCCAGCTCACGTCGGGTTTCGACCTTGTCGAACGACTGGACCTGCCCATGCACCTCAAGGTGCATGGACCGCTCGAACCGATGGGCGGCGAGCAGCTCGCGCAGCTCGCCGAACGTATTTCACTGAAGGGCCGCGGCGGCGCGGGCTTCCCTTTCCACAAGAAGCTGCGGTCGGTCGCCGAGACGGCGATCCGCCGCGGTGTGCGGCCGGTCGTCGTCGTCAACGCGAGCGAGGACGAGCCCGCCTGCCGCAAGGACACGGTGCTCGTCAACCGTGCCCCGCACCTCATCCTGGACGGCGCTCTGCTGTGCGCGGAGGCCATGGGCGCCCGCACCCTCGTCATCGGGGTGACACGTGAATCCACCCAGCGTTCCATGGAGGCGGCTCTCGCCGAGCGTGGCCTCAACAACGGCCGCCGATCGGCCCTCCGCGCGCGCGTGCAGCGCAATCCGATCCGGATGGTCACCGGCGCCGCGGCCTCACTGATCCGTTCCATCGACGGCGGCCCGGCGATCCCGCCCGGCCGCAAGATCAGCGCCTCACAGAGCGGCGTCGGCGGCGCACCCACCCTGCTGTCCAACGCCGAGACATACGCCCAACTGGCGATCGCCGCCCGCATCGGGGCCGAGCGCTACTGCAACACCGGCCTGTACGACGAGCCGGGCACCGTCATGCTCACGGTCTCCGGCGCTGTCGCCCGCCCCATGGTGATCGAGGTGCCGACGGGTGTGCCGCTGCGGTACGTCCTGCAGCTGGCCGGCGCCCCGCCGGTCCCGCAGGGTGTGCTGACCGGCGGCTACCACGGCAAGTGGATCGACGCGGCGACGGTCAACGAGGCGATCGTCTCCCGCAACTCCCTGGACGCGGTGGGCGGCGCACTCGGCGCCGGCGCGATCCTGCCGATCAGCCAGGACACCTGCCCGCTGGGCGAGTCGCTGCGCGTGGCCCAGTGGCTGGCCGAGGAGAGCGCCGGTCAGTGCGGCCCCTGCTACCTCGGTCTGCCCGCCGCGGCGCGCGGTATGGCGGACATCCTCAACGGCGGCGGGCCGGCCGCCCTCGAAGCCGTCAAGCAGGTCGCCAAGTCCGTGAAACGGCGCGGCGCGTGCTCGCACCCGGACGGCTCGGCGATGTTCCTGGAATCGACCATCAAGGCGTTCACGGACGACCTCGCCGCCCACGTCCTCGGAAACGGCTGCGGAAGGCCCGTAGAAGGCGTTCTGCCGCTCTTCGAGGGCGGCCAGACGCCCACGGGCATCCCGGGCGGCCAGGGGGAGGAGGAGAGCGGCCCCAGCCGCCAGAAGATCTACGTCGACTGGACCCTCTGCCGCGGTCACGGCCTGTGCGCCGACATCCTCCCGGAGGTCTTCGAACTGGGCGCCGACGGCTTCCCGACCGTCGCGCAGGCGAAGGTGCCCCGGTACGCGGAGGCGAAAGCACTGCGCGCGGTGCGCCGCTGCCCGGCGCTGGCGCTGCGCCTAGAGGAGGACACCAAGGCATCGGCCCCCGACCGCCTGCCGGTCCTGTCCCAGCGCGGCGGCCGGGGCCGCCGCGCCCTCGGCAGCGGTCGCTGA
- a CDS encoding histidine phosphatase family protein: MTAPAPAGARRKPGPGRRLILWRHGQTAWNVERRFQGTTDVELTETGIGQARRAARLLASLKPDAIVASDLQRAAHTARELAELTGLTVAHDEGLRETYAGVWQGLTHEEIIARHGDEYAAWKRGEPVRRGGGELETEVADRAAPVVLRHAEKLPEDGTLVVVSHGGTIRTTIGRLLGLESHHWESLGGLSNCCWSVLGEGARGWRLLEHNAGTLPEPVLGDDD; this comes from the coding sequence GTGACCGCCCCCGCGCCCGCCGGGGCCCGACGCAAGCCGGGCCCGGGCCGTCGCCTCATCCTGTGGCGCCACGGCCAGACGGCGTGGAACGTGGAGCGCCGCTTCCAGGGCACCACGGACGTCGAACTCACCGAGACCGGCATCGGGCAGGCCCGCCGCGCCGCCCGGCTGCTCGCCTCCCTGAAGCCCGACGCGATCGTCGCCTCGGACCTCCAGCGCGCGGCGCACACAGCACGCGAACTCGCCGAGCTCACCGGCCTCACGGTGGCGCACGACGAGGGCCTGCGCGAGACGTACGCGGGCGTCTGGCAAGGGCTGACGCACGAGGAGATCATCGCCCGCCACGGCGACGAGTACGCCGCGTGGAAGCGCGGTGAGCCGGTCCGCCGCGGTGGCGGCGAACTGGAGACCGAGGTCGCCGACCGCGCAGCCCCCGTGGTGCTGCGGCACGCCGAGAAACTCCCCGAGGACGGCACCCTCGTGGTGGTCAGCCACGGCGGCACCATCCGGACCACCATCGGGCGCCTGCTCGGCCTGGAGTCCCACCACTGGGAGAGCCTCGGCGGTCTCTCCAACTGCTGCTGGTCCGTCCTCGGTGAGGGCGCCCGCGGCTGGCGCCTCCTCGAGCACAACGCCGGCACACTGCCCGAACCGGTCCTCGGCGACGACGACTGA
- the rsfS gene encoding ribosome silencing factor encodes MTATDRSIELISAAAQAAADKLAHDIIAYDVSDVLSITDAFLLASAPNDRQVKSIVDEIEERLSKELGTKPVRREGDREARWVLLDYVDIVVHVQHSEERVFYALERLWKDCPELELPADAKATRGKAAEHAKLRAEEDTADFGGLR; translated from the coding sequence GTGACCGCCACTGACCGTTCCATCGAGCTCATCTCCGCCGCCGCGCAGGCGGCTGCCGACAAGCTCGCGCACGACATCATCGCCTACGACGTCAGCGACGTGCTGTCGATCACGGACGCCTTCCTGCTGGCTTCCGCACCCAACGACCGCCAGGTCAAGTCGATCGTCGACGAGATCGAGGAGCGGCTCAGCAAGGAGCTCGGCACCAAGCCGGTCCGCCGCGAGGGCGACCGGGAGGCCCGCTGGGTGCTTCTCGACTACGTCGACATCGTCGTCCACGTCCAGCACAGCGAGGAGCGCGTCTTCTACGCCCTGGAGCGGCTCTGGAAGGACTGCCCCGAGCTGGAGCTGCCCGCCGACGCCAAGGCCACCCGCGGCAAGGCCGCCGAGCACGCCAAGCTTCGGGCCGAGGAGGACACCGCCGACTTCGGAGGCCTCCGGTGA
- a CDS encoding LCP family protein — protein MNDPYDSGYDGDQQYELVGYDDYGRPVYQQVPPPQQQYQQQQQPYDPYAQPTPQTQGYEGYGYDPYATGQQQPVPSYDPYGAGNPATGYDPYGQAASSGQQPLVAEQSAPPVPAARTAQAEQTAYVPQQGGPVEGDVAQAQEGSQGEGERDYSTQQFAFVEEPTGDSEDVIDWLNFTENRTERREEAKRRARGRVVALAVVLALVAVGGVGYLWYAGKLPGTSSADTRTGGATASGAQKRDVVVVHLHNTKKGGTSTVLLVDNATTKQGTTVLLPNSLALTDDDGTTTTLAKSVDDDGSSGTRDALDTVLGTDIEGTWRLDTPYLQNLVELVGNIDIDTNADVPDPDARKKGTAPLVKKGEAQTLSGKMAVAYATYLAPGEAQDAQLERFGQVMQGVLRKLSSDSQAATVTVQTLAQILDPSLTDKDLGSFLARLADLAKGGDYKTALLPVRGDGTLSTEASSSIVRTVLGGTAKSPDKGAAVRVSVQNASGDKGDTEKARVVLLNGGFTFLEAGTADTARATSQVTYADAADKENATEAAKTLGLPTSSVKKGTVSSNADVSVVLGQDYEPAS, from the coding sequence GTGAACGACCCATACGACTCCGGGTACGACGGCGACCAGCAGTACGAGCTCGTCGGCTACGACGACTACGGCCGGCCTGTGTACCAGCAGGTGCCGCCGCCACAGCAGCAGTACCAGCAACAACAGCAGCCGTACGACCCCTACGCGCAGCCGACCCCCCAGACGCAGGGGTACGAGGGATACGGCTACGACCCGTACGCGACCGGGCAGCAACAGCCCGTCCCGTCGTACGACCCGTACGGCGCCGGGAACCCGGCCACCGGCTACGACCCCTACGGGCAGGCGGCGAGCAGTGGGCAGCAGCCCCTGGTCGCCGAGCAGTCTGCGCCCCCGGTGCCGGCGGCACGGACCGCGCAGGCCGAACAGACCGCATACGTCCCGCAGCAGGGCGGCCCCGTCGAGGGCGACGTCGCGCAGGCCCAGGAGGGCTCGCAGGGCGAGGGCGAACGCGACTACAGCACCCAGCAGTTCGCCTTCGTCGAGGAGCCCACCGGTGACTCCGAGGACGTCATCGACTGGCTGAACTTCACCGAGAACCGCACCGAGCGCCGCGAGGAGGCCAAGCGCCGCGCCCGCGGTCGTGTCGTCGCCCTGGCCGTCGTCCTCGCCCTGGTGGCGGTGGGCGGGGTCGGCTATCTCTGGTACGCGGGGAAGCTGCCCGGGACGTCCTCCGCGGACACCAGGACGGGCGGTGCGACCGCCTCGGGGGCCCAGAAACGGGACGTCGTCGTCGTCCACCTGCACAACACCAAGAAGGGCGGCACCTCCACGGTCCTGCTCGTCGACAACGCCACCACCAAGCAGGGCACCACCGTCCTGCTGCCCAACTCCCTCGCCCTGACCGACGACGACGGCACCACGACCACGCTCGCCAAGTCCGTCGACGACGACGGCTCCTCCGGGACACGCGACGCGCTCGACACCGTCCTCGGCACCGACATCGAGGGCACCTGGCGGCTCGACACCCCCTACCTGCAGAACCTCGTCGAGCTGGTCGGCAACATCGACATCGACACCAACGCCGACGTACCCGACCCGGACGCCAGGAAGAAGGGCACGGCGCCCCTGGTGAAGAAGGGCGAGGCCCAGACCCTCAGCGGCAAGATGGCCGTGGCCTACGCCACCTATCTCGCCCCGGGCGAGGCCCAGGACGCCCAGCTGGAGCGGTTCGGGCAGGTCATGCAGGGAGTGCTGCGCAAGCTGTCCTCCGACAGCCAGGCCGCGACGGTCACCGTGCAGACGCTGGCCCAGATCCTCGACCCCTCGCTGACCGACAAGGACCTCGGCAGCTTCCTCGCCCGGCTCGCCGACCTCGCCAAGGGCGGCGACTACAAAACCGCGCTGCTGCCCGTCCGGGGCGACGGCACCCTGAGCACCGAGGCCAGCTCCTCGATCGTCAGGACCGTCCTCGGCGGCACCGCCAAGAGCCCCGACAAGGGCGCCGCGGTCCGTGTCTCCGTACAGAACGCCAGCGGCGACAAGGGCGACACCGAGAAGGCCCGCGTCGTCCTCCTCAACGGCGGCTTCACCTTCCTGGAGGCCGGTACGGCCGACACCGCCCGCGCCACGTCCCAGGTCACCTATGCCGACGCGGCCGACAAGGAGAACGCCACCGAGGCCGCCAAGACGCTGGGCCTGCCCACGAGTTCGGTGAAGAAGGGCACGGTCTCCTCGAACGCCGACGTGTCCGTGGTCCTCGGCCAGGACTACGAGCCGGCGTCCTGA
- the nadD gene encoding nicotinate-nucleotide adenylyltransferase gives MGEQDMPTGPANSAGDRPARDAENRPGLRRVPGNGPSNPGKRRLGVMGGTFDPIHHGHLVAASEVAAQFHLDEVVFVPTGQPWQKTDRKVSPAEDRYLMTVIATAENPQFSVSRIDLDRGGPTYTTDTLRDLRALNPDTDLFFITGADALGQILTWRDADELFSFAHFIGVTRPGHTLTDPGLPEGGVSLVEVPALAISSTDCRARVAKGDPVWYLVPDGVVRYIDKRELYRGE, from the coding sequence ATGGGAGAGCAGGACATGCCTACCGGTCCGGCGAACAGCGCCGGCGACCGTCCGGCGCGCGACGCGGAGAACCGTCCGGGACTCCGGCGCGTGCCCGGCAACGGCCCGTCGAACCCGGGCAAGCGCCGACTCGGCGTCATGGGCGGAACATTCGATCCGATCCACCACGGACACCTCGTGGCGGCCAGCGAGGTCGCCGCGCAGTTCCACCTCGACGAGGTGGTGTTCGTACCGACCGGACAGCCGTGGCAGAAGACGGACCGCAAGGTGTCGCCGGCCGAGGACCGCTACCTGATGACGGTCATCGCGACCGCCGAGAACCCCCAGTTCTCGGTCAGCCGCATCGACCTCGACCGCGGTGGCCCGACGTACACGACGGACACCCTGCGCGACCTGCGCGCGCTCAACCCCGACACGGACCTGTTCTTCATCACGGGCGCCGACGCGCTCGGCCAGATCCTCACCTGGCGCGACGCGGACGAACTGTTCTCCTTCGCGCACTTCATCGGGGTCACCCGGCCCGGCCACACCCTGACCGACCCGGGACTCCCTGAGGGTGGTGTCTCGCTCGTCGAGGTTCCCGCCCTGGCCATCTCGTCCACAGACTGCCGTGCGAGGGTCGCCAAGGGCGACCCGGTCTGGTATCTGGTGCCGGACGGTGTGGTGCGCTACATCGACAAGCGCGAGCTGTACCGCGGCGAGTGA